The Oncorhynchus clarkii lewisi isolate Uvic-CL-2024 chromosome 20, UVic_Ocla_1.0, whole genome shotgun sequence nucleotide sequence gagagatattgggacctaatcagagggaaaaagggaacaggtggggaacggggtgaatgggtagttagaggagacaagggacagctgggggaaagcgggggagaaaaggtaacctaacacgaccagcagagggagacagggtgaagggaaaggacagagacaagacaacatgacagtacatgacacccCATCCCGTTGATCGGGAGCgtttgtcatcatctgacactaattagcataacgcatcggacataaatattactagaaaatattcctattcatgaaaatcacaagtgaaatatattgagacacagcttagccttttgttaatcaccctgtcatctcagattttcaaaatatgctttacagccaaagctagacaagcatttgtgtaagtttatcaatagcctagcatagcattttgtccagctagcagcaggtaacttggtcacggaaatcagaaaagcaatcaaattaaattgtttacctttgatgagtttcggatgttttcactcaggagactcccagttagatagcaaatgttcctttttccaaaaatattatttttgtaagcgaaatagctccgtttgttcttcacatttgactgagaaatcgcccggaaattgcagtcacgaaaatggcaaaaaatattcaaaattagctccataatatcgacagaaacatggcaaatgttgtttataatcaatcctcaaggtgattgtagccgcctacgggtattcttcaacataaatgcgtaaaactacgtcacaatgctgtagacaccttcgggaatacggagaaagagtaatctggttgatagcccattcactgctcaatagggacacattggaacgcagctctttcaaaacatgagtcacttctggattggatttttctccggctttcgcctgcaaaatcagttctgttatactcacagacaatatttttacagttttggaaacgttagaaaGTTTTCTACcccaagctgtcaattatatgcatgttctagcatcttgtcctgacaaaatatcccgtttactacgggaacgttatttttccaaaaatgaaaatactgccccctagtcacaaaaggttgcgtttgagccaattcagttgtgttgtgttaaggtagggttggtatacagaagatagccctatttggtataagaccaagtacatattttgtcaagaacagctcaaataagcaaagagagaggataagttcattagagttaccagcctcagaaatcggcaattaactgcacctcagattgcagcccaaataaatgattcacagggttcaagtaacagacacatgtcaacatcaactgttcaaatttgagatttttggttccaatctcCATGCCATTGTgaaacacagagtaggtgaacgaatgatctctacatgtttggttcccaccgtgaagcatggaggaggagatgtgatgatgtggggtgctttgctggtgacactgtctgtgatttatttagtattcaaggcacacttaaccagcatggctaccacagcattctgcagcgatacgccatccaatATGGTTTGtgcatagtgggactatcatttgtttttcaacaggacaatgacccaaaacacacctccaggctgtgtaagagttATTTgatgaaggagagtgatggagtgctgcatcagatgacctggcctccaaaatcacccgacttcaacccaactgagatggtttgggatgagttggactgcagagtgaaggaaaagcagccaacaagtgctcagcatttgtgggatctccttcaagactgttggaaaagcattccaggtgaagctagttgagagggtgccaagctgtcatcaaggcaaagggtggctactttgaagaatctcaaatataaaatatacttttatggttactatatgattccatatgtgttatatcatagttttgatgtcttcactattattctacaatgtataaaaatagtacaaataaagagaaacccttgaatgagtaggtgtgttcaaacttttgactggcactgtagaTGATGAGTACCTTCGTCAGAAATTCCCAGGAATGGTCAGTGCATCACGCCTGACCCGTATGTATGGTAGATGTAAGGAAGAAGAAAAGCCTGTCGATATTATTGTTGTTTGAGGAGACTCTGCCTGAGTATGTGAAGCATGGATATATGAGGTATGCGGGGAGAGCATGTCCAAACCATTATAGTGTAGAAATTGTAAAGGAAATGATCACGTGTCACATGTTTGCAGACGGGAGAAGTATATTGTTGCAACTGTGGTGGGGATCATATTCTGGACATCCTTGAGTGACCTGTTAGAGTGAAGGAGTTCGAGGTGTCAAGGATCTGGGCTGTGCAGCGGATCACCTATGTGGAGGAGGTGAAGAGAGTCGAAGGGGCAAGAGGCAACAGTGTTGAAGATATGGTGGTGGATACATTGCAACCAGTTGCTAGTGTTTTAAGTCAATCGGGTGATCTGGATACACTCATTATGAAGAAGGTGGATTTTGTGGCATTTAGAGCCATAGTGATTAATTGTGTCTAAGAAGTCCAATAAGCTGGATATCATTATAGCTGCAGCTGATACGTTTTGGGGGCTCCAAGACTTTACAGCAGAAGCACTACAATGACTTTTGTCGCTAGGAAATGTCCCGCCCTCACAGGAGGCTTCTGAGCCTGTGTTGGGACCTGATTAGAattatatctttttttttacagaaaagcAGGTTGATTTTGTTTAGTTCACTTATTTTTGTTTGGTAGTTTGcgtaatattttatttatttatttttacctaaAATGTTTTCCTTTTTTGGGATACTTATTATCCACCAGCACAGTAAGTGGCGGAATGCACATTGAATTGTTGCGAACGCCATTATGCCATAGAAGAAGAATCAAatcaagaagaagaaggagaagaagtagGAGAATGATTAGGAGTAGGACGGAAGTGAAGCTAACTTTCTGCGGAAGTCCATAAAAGAAAACAAATCCATCTATCTGTGCAAATAGGGAGTCTGTTTCCGATTTAAAACCGGTGAAGACCTCTCAAACGGTAGCTATTTTCCATAACAGTAGTCATTATCGCGACTTAAACAGCCCCGCCACGAAATACTTCATACACTGTAACATAAAATGGAATAATAACTAGCTTGTTACTATGACTCAACTTCGTAGTTATCTACCTagcagctaatgttagctactaACGTTAAACTAACAAGGAAGCAAgcatacctagctagctagcgaatagTTTAAAGGTCTACATAATCAAGCCCATTTAGCTATGCATAGTAGGCCTCTTTATTGAATTCTGGGAATTTGATAAATCACGTAAACGATGCTTGTTAAAAAGTCCAGCTAGCTACAGTAAATGGATCAGATAAGGAGTTATCCTACACTAATTCATGTTTATAATGTAGCCATCTTACAAATGAAACGTACAGAAAATTAGTGCCTGTTTAGTGGGAAAACGGACACATTGTAAATTCTAAGTAATAATGACTGACAAGAAAGAGGTGGATTTGGATGATATGTGTAGCCTAATTATTTCCTGATTTTCTTTCCCAATTTTGTACATTAGATGGAGTTCCTGTTTGGGAAGAGGAAGACCCCAGAGGAGATGCTGAGGCAGAACCAGAGGGCACTGAATCGAGCCATGAGAGATCTGGACAGAGAGCGACAAAGACTGGAGCAGCAGGAGAAGAAAATAATAGCTGACATTAAGAAAATGGCCAAACAAGGACAAATGGTGAGAGAATGAGGACAAATATACGGGGCTGTTTAAAAGGGAAAAAGACTTCACGCCTTTATGTAAATTGTCATGCATAATTTTCAATTGTTTCACACTTATCCACACACCATTCAGGATGCTGTCAAGATCATGGCGAAGGACTTGGTTCGCACAAGGCACTATGTGAAGAAATTTATTATGATGAGGGCAAATATCCAGGCAGTCAGTCTGAAAATCCAGACTCTCAAGTCAAACAACAGCATGGCACAGGCAATGAAAGGAGTCACCAAAGCCATGGCTACCATGAACAGACAGGTGTGTATATTTTCATTGTTTCATGATTCCTGTTAAAAACACGATTCAATTCATGAATCGAGAGAACTTGCCAGTAGAACTGTAACACACTTAAAAAGCCTCAAACTTTTGTAGTCATTTTTGTTACCGGTTGAATTGTGCCCATACATTCCATTGGCTCACAACATAACGTCCACTTCCCCTACACAGATGAAGTTGCCACAGATTCAGAAGATCATGATGGAGTTTGAACGACAGAGTGAGATCATGGACATGAAAGAGGAGATGATGAATGATGCCATAGATGATGCCAtgggtgatgaggatgatgaagaAGAGAGGTAGGGGGTTCATGACAGAGAAATTACAGCCAAATCCTTTAAAGGATAGGTACACTTTAAATGTCATGTCATAGAAGTGTCCAGACCTTTTTTTTGCGATTTCACTTGGTTTTGAGAAACTTATCCCACCGGTGATAGACTTCCTaattgttacggttttcttccgtcgaaggagaggcggaccaaaatgcagcgtggttatttgtaaacatctttaataaagatgaaaaacgaacaatacaaaacaaataaacgcaacgtgaaaacctaaacagccttatctggtgcaaacaaacacagacaggaacaatcacccaccaaacactcaaagaatatggctgcctaaatatggttcccaatcagagacaacgataaacacctacctctgattgagaaccactccaggcaaccatagacttttctagacaaccctactaaccacaatcccattacctacaacaaacccctagacaaaacacaccacataaaataacccatgtcacaccctggcctgaccaaaataataaagaaaacacaaaatacttagaccagggcgtgacagaacccccacccccaaggtgcggactcccggccgcacacctaaacccataggggagggtccgggtgggcgtccgtccacggtggcggctccggcgcgggacgtggaccccacttcaacaAAGTCTTAGTCCGCTTAATACGAGTCCTTAGATatgcgaccctcgccgccgaccttggcctagtaaccctcaccaagggccccactggactgaggggcagctcgggactgaggggcagctcgggactgaggggaagctcaggcagatcctggctggctggcggttccggcagatcctggctggctggcggttccggcagatcctggctggctggcggttccggcagatcctggctggctggcggttccggcagatcctggctgactggcggctctggcagatcctggctgactggcggatcctggctgaatggcggatcctggctgaatggcggatactggcagctctggctgctccatgcagactggcggctctggctgctccatgcagactggcggctctggctgctccatgcagactggcggctctggctgctccatgcagactggcggctctggctgctccatgcagactgggagactccgacagcgctggacaggcgggagactccggcagcgctggagaggaggaaggctctggcagcgctggacaggcgaaaggctctggcagcgctggacaggcgaagcgcactgaaggcctggtgcgtggtgctggcactggtggtactgggccgacgacacgcacaggaagcctggtgcggggaggtggtactggatagaccggaccgtgcaggcgcactggagctcttgagcaccgagcctgcccaaccttacctggttgaatactcccggtcgccctgccagtgcggcgaggtggaatagcccgcactgggctatgcaggcgaaccggggacaccgtgcgcaaggctggtgccatgtaagccggcccaaggagaccagatgcgtagagccggcttcatgacacttggctcgatgcttactctagcccggccgatacgcggagctggtatgtaccgcaccgggctatgcacccgcactggagacaccgtgcgctccacagcataacacggtgcctgcccggtctctctagccccccggtaagcacaggaagttggcgcaggtctcctacctggcgtcgacatactccctgtgtgcctcccccaagaaatgtttggggctgactctcgggcttccatccacgtcGCCGTGTTTGTCTcaccaactccattctcctataaccTTCCTctcactgctccagcgaatcccaggcgggctccggcactctccctgggtcgaccgcccacccacctgtctatttcctcccaagtcgtatATTCCATacttcgctgctcctgctgccgctgcctgtcaccacgccgtttggtcctgttgtggtgcatgattctgttacggttttcttccgtcgaaggagaggaggaccaaaatgcagcatggttattTCAATACATCTTTAATCAAAGATAAAcatgaacaatacaaaaacaataaacgtaacgtgaaaacctaaacagccttatctggtgcaaacaaacacagagacaggaacaatcacccacaaaacactcaaagaatatggttgcctaaatatggttcccaatcagagacaacgataaacacctgcctctgattgagaaccactccaggcagccatagactattctagacaaccccactaaccacaatcccatgacctacaaaaaccccaagacaaaacacaccacataaataacccatgtcacaccctggcctgaacaaaataataaagaaaacacaaaatactaagaccagggcgtgacactaatgCTCATTCTGCAGAGGCACAGATAAAACAtgtgcattccagccggtgtctattccacaaattaccacaGGTTAAATCTagtgacgttaaaatgcctatttactctgttccat carries:
- the LOC139376402 gene encoding charged multivesicular body protein 2a; the encoded protein is MEFLFGKRKTPEEMLRQNQRALNRAMRDLDRERQRLEQQEKKIIADIKKMAKQGQMDAVKIMAKDLVRTRHYVKKFIMMRANIQAVSLKIQTLKSNNSMAQAMKGVTKAMATMNRQMKLPQIQKIMMEFERQSEIMDMKEEMMNDAIDDAMGDEDDEEESDAVVSQVLDELGLNLSDELSNLPSTGGSLSVAGGKKSEPQPALADADADLEERLNNLRRD